A region from the Acyrthosiphon pisum isolate AL4f chromosome A1, pea_aphid_22Mar2018_4r6ur, whole genome shotgun sequence genome encodes:
- the LOC100167947 gene encoding stress-induced-phosphoprotein 1, which produces MALDLKDKGNAALAIGNYEQAIEHYTKAIELDPNNHVLFSNRSAAFAKQGKYQNALEDAEKTVSLKPDWPKGYSRKGTALSFLGRKDDAAKAYGDGLKFDPTNQQLLDGLREVKQSQPSFGGNNMFPTESFLKLAQDPRTKDLINDQQFMSLLMECQKDPQKLIMNMQDPRISAALSVMMGINLMGEDDKMDTEPSPPPPPKQKREPTPPPPEKSEDESLTEEQKEAKKEKDLGNEQYKQKNFEAALVHYNKAIELEPTNMTFYNNVAAVYFEQKEYKKCIDQCEKAVEVGRENRADFKLIAKAFSRIGNAYKKLEDYKSAKTYFQKSMSEHRTPEVRTIISELEKKIKEQDRKAYVDPVKAEEAKEKGNEFFNKGQFADAVKFYSEAIMRNPDEPKYYSNRAACYTKLAAFDLGLKDCEKCVELDPKFLKGWIRKGKILQGMQQSSKALTAYQKALEIDSSNTEALEGYRSCSIAANSDPEEMRKRAMADPEVQDIIRDPAMRLILEQMQNDPKALSDHLKNPDIASKIQKLIESGLIAIR; this is translated from the exons ATG GCGCTGGATTTGAAAGATAAAGGTAATGCTGCCTTGGCAATCGGAAATTATGAACAAGCTATTGAGCATTACACCAAAGCTATTGAGCTAGATCCCAACAACCATGTACTTTTTAGTAACAGATCTGCCGCCTTTGCAAAGCAAGGCAAATACCAAAATGCGTTGGAAGATGCTGAAAAGACCGTGTCCTTAAAACCAGATTGGCCCAAA ggATATTCAAGAAAAGGAACAGCCTTGTCATTTTTGGGCCGTAAAGATGATGCTGCCAAAGCATACGGAGATGGTTTAAAGTTTGACCCTACTAATCAGCAGTTGCTTGATGGTTTGAGAGAAGTGAAACAATCTCAACCTTCTTTTGGAGGCAATAATATGTTTCCAACAGAAAGTTTTTTGAAACTCGCACAGGATCCCAGAACTAAGGATTTGATTAATGATCAGCAGTTCATGAGTCTACTAATGGAATGCCAGAAAGATCCTCAAAAGTTAAT CATGAATATGCAAGATCCTAGAATATCGGCTGCATTAAGTGTAATGATGGGTATTAATTTAATGGGAGAAGATGATAAAATGGATACTGAACCATCACCACCACCTCCTCCAAAACAAAAAAGGGAACCAACACCTCCACCTCCGGAAAAATCCGAAGATGAAAGTTTAACAGAAGAACAAAAAGAG gctaaaaaagaaaaagactTGGGTAATGAACAATACAAACAGAAAAACTTTGAAGCAGCTCTTGTACATTACAATAAAGCTATTGAGTTAGAGCCTACAAACATGACATTTTACAACAATGTTGCTG CTGTTTACTTTGAACAAAAAGAATATAAGAAATGCATTGACCAATGTGAAAAAGCAGTTGAAGTAGGACGAGAAAATAGAGCAGACTTCAAATTAATTGCCAAAGCTTTTTCTAGAATtggaaatgcttataaaaaacttGAG gACTACAAAAgtgcaaaaacatattttcaaaaatcaatgtCTGAACACAGAACTCCAGAAGTAAGGACTATTATTTCTGAactagagaaaaaaataaaagaacaagATCGCAAAGCATATGTGGACCCAGTAAAAGCTGAAGAAGCTAAAGAAAAAGGAAATGAATTTTTCAATAAAG gtcAATTTGCCGATGCGGTTAAATTTTATAGTGAAGCAATTATGCGTAACCCCGATGaacctaaatattatagtaatcggGCTGCTTGCTATACAAAATTAGCTGCTTTTGACCTTGGTTTAAAAGACTGTGAAAAATGTGTGGAATTGGATCCAAAATTCt taaaaggATGGATAAGAAAAGGTAAAATTTTACAAGGTATGCAACAATCTTCTAAAGCATTAACAGCATATCAAAAAGCGTTGGAAATAGATTCATCTAACACT gaaGCTTTGGAAGGTTACCGGTCATGTTCTATAGCTGCAAATTCAGATCCTGAAGAAATGCGCAAGCGTGCGATGGCTGATCCCGAAGTTCAAGATATTATTAGAGACCCTGCAATGCGTCTTATACTTGAACAAATGCAAAATGACCCTAAAGCTTTAAGCGA ccaTTTGAAAAATCCAGATATTGCTAGTAAGATCCAAAAATTGATCGAGTCTGGATTAATTGCCATTcgttaa
- the LOC115033806 gene encoding uncharacterized protein LOC115033806: MLSVYSVLKPPKSGNCTIENNKPSQNLISLDSIKTIYYNPEKNKPLLHSIREKLDFAIQHDDWSLDDIIKPSDHNYFVAPVIDCVIYYVTGYLCKQILRYFKCVTCQSAIKQNINLCSYEPVARLVNLKSKGGLIHPNINFFNFICKIEQLFSKYSEMADVLELILTELLEDTLYFPCFQHSEEIIAFTIKYYINMRMRQFSQSYNSEAQKENMNKKKIAKFTLT, translated from the coding sequence atgttgtCCGTTTACAGTGTATTGAAACCTCCCAAATCAGGAAACTGcaccatagaaaataataaaccttCTCAAAATTTAATCTCTCTTGATagtatcaaaacaatttattataatccgGAAAAAAACAAACCATTATTACATTCGATCCGTGAAAAATTGGACTTTGCAATTCAACATGATGACTGGAGCTTAGATGATATAATAAAACCCAgtgatcataattattttgtagctccTGTAATcgattgtgtaatatattatgtcacagGGTATTTGTGTAAACAAATTTTACGCTATTTTAAATGTGTGACATGTCAATCTgcaatcaaacaaaatattaatttgtgttcATATGAACCGGTTGCACGGCTAGTTAACTTAAAGTCCAAAGGAGGCTTAATACacccaaatattaatttttttaattttatatgcaaAATTGAACAGTTGTTTTCCAAGTATAGTGAAATGGCAGACGTTTTAGAGCTAATACTCACCGAACTGTTAGAAGACACTCTTTATTTTCCTTGTTTTCAACACAGTGAAGAAATAATAGCTTTtactatcaaatattatataaatatgagaaTGCGACAGTTTTCGCAAAGCTATAATTCCGAAGcacaaaaagaaaatatgaacaaaaagaAGATAGCAAAATTcacattaacataa
- the LOC103310277 gene encoding uncharacterized protein LOC103310277, with translation MVQIRIVSASLQSPNLDLLTAVQLINGLKNSLTKFRSDDNYFTSLYKKVLEVCNEHNIEIPSVKKRKISKKINDSNTQYISTDKKSEMKHFVYFVVLDDLLNGIQERFSQETLTLITAFGHLINFELSKSDITTLSTTFDLSALDIEGEYNILKSLPDFNQGSSTMVIHNWLDKLKKNDLSKSFPNIFKTLSLFVTIPVTSCSCERAFSKLSLVKNKLRNQMLQERLECLLMIFLEQEMATNLDYEEIIEEFKILTPAIRCLEL, from the coding sequence ATGGTTCAAATACGTATTGTAAGTGCAAGTTTACAATCGCCAAATTTGGATCTTCTTACTGCCGTACAATTAATAAATGGtctaaaaaattcattaacCAAGTTTAGATCTGATGACAATTATTTCACAAGTttgtataaaaaagttttagaaGTCTGTAATGAACACAATATAGAAATTCCAAGtgttaaaaaacgaaaaatatcaaaaaaaattaacgacaGCAATACACAGTACATCAGCACTGACAAAAAGAGTGAAATGAAAcactttgtttattttgtagttttggaTGATTTGTTAAATGGAATTCAAGAACGTTTCAGTCAGGAAACATTGACTCTTATCACTGCATTTGGTCAtcttataaattttgaactgaGTAAATCAGATATAACAACACTCTCAACTACATTTGATTTGAGTGCCTTAGATATTGAaggagagtataatattttgaaatcactACCAGATTTTAACCAGGGGTCTTCTACTATGGTAATTCATAATTGGCTagacaagttaaaaaaaaatgacttatcTAAAAGTTtcccaaacatttttaaaactctaTCACTTTTTGTCACAATTCCGGTTACTAGTTGTAGCTGTGAAAGagcgttttcaaaattaagtttAGTCAAGAATAAATTGAGGAATCAAATGTTACAAGAACGTCTTGAgtgtttattaatgatatttttagaacaagAAATGGCTACAAATTTAGATTATGAAGAAATCATCGaagaatttaaaatcttaactcCTGCCATACGTTGTCTTGAACTTTAG
- the LOC115033809 gene encoding uncharacterized protein LOC115033809, which produces MKSFHFIFSLTILKPIMVQIRIVSASLQSPNLDLLTVVLLINGLKNALTKFRSDDNYFTSLYKKVLEVCNEHNIEISSVKKRKISKKINDSNTQYISTDKKSEIKHFVYFVVLDDLLNGIQERFSQETLTLITAFGHLINFELSKSDTYNNTQLHLI; this is translated from the coding sequence ATGAAgagtttccattttattttttcattaacaaTCTTAAAACCTATAATGGTTCAAATACGTATTGTAAGTGCAAGTTTACAATCGCCAAATTTGGATCTTCTTACTGTCGTACTATTAATAAATGgtctaaaaaatgcattaaccAAGTTTAGATCTGATGACAATTATTTCACAAGTttgtataaaaaagttttagaaGTCTGTAATGAACACAATATAGAAATTTCAAGtgttaaaaaacgaaaaatatcaaaaaaaattaacgacaGCAATACACAGTACATCAGCACTGACAAAAAGAGTGAAATTAAAcactttgtttattttgtagttttggaTGATTTGTTAAATGGAATTCAAGAACGTTTCAGTCAGGAAACGTTGACTCTTATCACTGCATTTGGTCAtcttataaattttgaactgaGTAAATCAGATACCTATAACAACACTCAACTACATTTGATTTGA